ATTCGCGGACCGCAGCGGCAACTCGCCCGGCAGCCCGTGCGGTTGTTCGGCGGGGCGGTACGGCTTGCCTATCTTTTCAGGGCGGGATACATCCATCACGCGGAAGCGATGAGTTTTAGAAAAGAGAAACGCTCCAAGGAGTTCGGAATGAAGTGCAGGCTTCTTGCGTTGTCGGCCCTGCTGGTCGCGTCCTGGGTTGCCGACGTGTCCGCGCCGGCGGTCTGTCTGGCCCAGGATGCGGTCGCGCCCAAACAGGCGACGGCGGAACAGGCCGGCCCCCAGCCTCTGGGGCAGCCCAGCGCGTTGGATCAGGTCGAGAATTGGATCAGCCGGAACGTGGATGCGGCCGACCAGAACGGAACCGTGGCGGTGCCTGAGCCGAGGCAGCAGTCCGGTCTGACCCGCGAGGCGGATCTGGCCCAGGTGGACTGGGGCGCGGGCAAAATCACGAGTTTCGGCGTTTCCGAAATTTCCGGCGCCGACCTGAATCCCGCAAGGGCGGAAGCGTTGGCCATTCGCAAGGCCACGCTCCAGGCGCGCAAGCAATTGCAGGACGCTGTTTTCGGGCTGGCCCTGGACGGGCGGCATCTGGTGGGCGAGGAACTCACGGCGCAGCAGCGCACGGAACTTCTTGGAAAACTTCAGAATTCGCCCATCTCCAGGCAAACCGAGCCGGACGGCGCGGGCGGAGCCCGCATCGAGGTCCAGGCCGAGGTGTCTCTGCGGGGGGCCATGGCCGAGGCGCTTATCCCGCCCTCCGTGGCGTTCCAGAGCCGCATTCCCCCGACCATCGATCTCACGACCGATGTCTCCGGTGCCGGGGCCACGGACGTGGACCAGTTGGAATATCGCCAGTCCATGGCCGAGCTGGGAGCTTTCACGGGGCTGGTCGTGGATGCGCGCGGATTCGACGCCGCTCCGGCCTTGTTGCCCGTGGTGGCCGGACCGGACGGCAAGGCCGCCTTCGGGCCGTTTCTCGCGCCGAGGTCGCTGGTTTTGGAGCAGGGGCTCGCCGTGTACGCGCATTCGCCCCAGGACGCCGCAGCCAGGAGCCGGGCGGGAGGAACTCCGCTCGTGGTCAGGGTTTTGGCCGTTTCCGGTCCGCAGCGGGCCGACCTGGTCATCTCCGCGGCGGACGCCGAGCTTGTGCGCATGTTGTTCCGCTCCGAGGGCATGGCCGACCGCTGTCCCGCGGTCATCGTCATGGACTGAGGCGCGACAGGGAATCTTGAGCAATACTGACGCCGTCCGTCGTTCACATCGGCGCGGGCGGTTCTGAAAAGGGATGCACATGTCCGATCGGATCGATATTTCGCCTTGCACGGGATCGGGGGCGATGCCCCGCCTGGGGGTGGCGCTTCTGCGCGCACTGCTGCTGACCCTGCTCCTGGTCGTCGCGGCCCAGGCTGCGGAGGTGCGGGTCTTCCACCCCAGAGAGGAGGGTCTGAATCCCAGCGAACAGCGCCAGAAAACGCTGGAACTCGGCTTTGAGGAAGGGGTTTTCCAGGCCGCGCTCAAGCTGCTGCCCGCGCCTCTTTCCGAGGAGCGTTCCGCGCTGCTTCGCGAACATCTCGCTCCCGACGCCGCCCGCTACGTGCTTGGCTACAAGGAAGTGGCCATCACTCCCGCCGCAGACGGGCTGAACATGGTCGTGAACGTTGACGTGGATCGGCGGACCCTGCGCGAGACCCTTGTAAAGATGGGGCTGTTCCGCACGTTGAATTCTCCGGTGCAGGCGAACATCATCGCCGAGCCCAGCCTGACGCAGCAGGATCTCGAAACCCTTGGCAAGCTGAGGGTGCTGACGGGCGTCTCGCCGTCGGCGGCGCCGTATCCCGAGCTGCGCATCGGCCGCGAAGCGAGCGGACCCGTGCGGGGAGTGCTCCATTCCACGGTCGGGAGTTGGTCCGCCCTGGACACCGATATCCGTACGGTCTGGTTTCGGCTTTGGGAACGGTATTTCGCCAGCAGCGACATGGGCGTGACCGGAGGGCATTCCGAAGTCCTTTCCGTCGCGGGCTGGTTCACCCCGGACGGAGCCGCGGAATTCGACAATGTATTGCGGAGCTGGGACGGCGTGTTGCGCGACGTGCGCTTGATCGACATGGACATCGCCACGGAAGGCGTTTCCGCCCGCTGGGAGATCGGGGTGGCGGACGGCGCGTCGCTGAACGCCAAGCTGGAGGAGTATCTTCCCCCGCGCGGCTTGAGCTACCGCTTGTCCGGCGGCGAGGCGCAAGCCCCGAAGCCGTAGAGGGAAATGGTTTTCCCGAAAAGCCCGGCCCGGTCCAGCGACTGGCGCCGGGCTTTTTCTTGCCGAATGCTGTGGACTTTTCGCCCTGCTGCTGTATTATGAAGAAATGGGAATAATAAGCAGTATGAATCAGAGCAAAGGAGCAAGATCATGAAGGTAAGCGCACGCAATCTTCTGCCCGGAACGGTCAAGAATATCGTCAAGGGCGCTGTCAATTGCGAGGTGGTCGTTGAAGTGGCTCCCGGAGTGGAGGTCGTTTCAGTCATTACGCTGTCGTCCGTGGAGCGGCTCGGACTCAAGCCCGGCTCCAAGGTCAACGCCATGGTCAAGGCCAGCAGCGTGATGTTGACCGTGGATTGATCGGCTGACCCGACTTCTGCGGCGGAAGCCGTCTGGAGTCGGCGATTCGGCTCGAAAGAAAGCAAAAAGCCCGGACCATCAGGTTCGGGCTTTTTAATATCGAGAATAGAAGAGATCAGCTCTCTTTCTTCTTGTCCTCGACCTTGCTTTTGTCCGGGGTCACGTCGATTTCTTCGGGTTCGCCCGTGGCACGCTTGAAGTTTTGGATGGCCTTGCCGATGCCGGAACCAACTTCGGGGAGCTTGTTGGCACCGAAAATCAGCACCACAATGAGCAGAATCAGGACGAGTTCCCAAACACCGAGTCCAAACATGAGCGTCCTCCAGTTGTGAAGTGATTTCGGACAATACACGCGGCGATTTGCAAGGTCAAGGATGCCTGGCGGGCGGCGCGGAAAAATGTGCGGGCGCGATTTTCCCTGTCGTCTCCCTGGGAAAGGAGCTTTCCATCTCTCGACGAGCGGGGTGGAAACGTGTAAAAAAGGTCCAAGGGCGAGACGCCCCCCTTGAAACACTATGCCCAATGTCCGCAGAATGCCCGGCAGCGCTTGCCGCTACTACGCTGCCGGGCGATGCCTTTACACCGAGCGGCTCAATCCCGGCTACGACGAATCGTTGCGCTGTCGGTTCCTGGCCTTGTGGGAAAAGGAGTTCGACTCCTTTTTGGACAGGGCCGAGGCATTCGCTCTGGACCAACAGGAACTGGCGGCCCTGTGGGACCGCCGTTTCGAGCGGTTGCAGCAAAGCGGAAAGGGCTGCGGGGATTACCACCCCTGCGAAAACGGGGGCGACCAGGGCTGCGTGAACGGCTGCGGCGACGTCTGTCTGCTGGCTCTGCCGTTTTGCTCCGGGCGGTGCCGGCATTTCGAGCTGCCCCGACCCGAACATGATCCCGAACAACACGATACCGACAAGGAGAGCTGAGGCCATGCTGCTGCACTTTCCCAATTTGCATCCCGAATGCGTTCCCGGCGGGCCGCTGCCCGGCGTCCTGTTTCTGGATCCCGGCCTGGAGGAGGCTTCCGGAGAGGAGCGCTTTCGTCCGGATGGATTGCCCCTTGATCCCTCGGACGCCCGCCACCTGCTCGACGACTGCATCCGCTTCGGCGAGCAGTTCGCCAATCCCAAGGAAATGGCATTTTTCGGCGCGCAGCCTGCGCAGGCGGACCGGGGCGAGAGTGTCTCCGTGCTCGAATCGGAATTGAAGCGCCGACTCGGCCAGGGCGCTGCCGCGCAGCCGCAAAGCGGCGATCCGCAGGCGGCGCGCGCGCAGTTCCTGCTTTTGCTGGCCTGGAGCCTGGAAGAGCGCGTCATCGAGCTGCGCAAGCTCAGTCTCGGCATGGAACAGGCCTGGAACCGATTCGGCTCCACCCTCGGCGTGGAGGGCGACGACGCCCTGGACGAGGCGGAGTTCAAGCTGGACAGCCTGATTTCGAACATGCAGGCCCCGGATTCGGCAGTGCCTTCCCTGCCCTGGCCGTTGCTTTTGGAGGCGGTTTGCGCTTTCGTCCCGAAGGGGGCGGTTTTGGTCGTCCGCGACCCGGAAATCGTGGCCGCTCTGGACGACGCCGGGCTTGAGTTCGCTCCGGCTCCGGCGGAACTCGGACTGCCGGAAGGCGCGCGCGTGGCCGAAGCCCCAGCCTGGCGCATGGCCGGACTGGCCAAGGAACCCGAAAAACGCCCGCTCATGGCGCGGACGATGCGGATGGCCGCCGCACCTGTGAAAACGGACTAACGAGGAGCTGGTTTTGCTTTATCTGAACAGCCTGATCCGCGAAGACCTCTTCGACGGCGTCAGCGGCATCATTTTCGACTGCGACGGGGTCTTGATCGACTCCCTGGCCGCCAACACCTGGTACTACAATACGTTCCGCGCCCATTTCGGCTTGCCGGAGATGGACGAGGAACTGCGGGACTACACCCACAGCCACAATATTTGGGAATCCATCCGCAGGCTCGTGCCGGAGGATCGATTCGACGAAGCCTGGCAGTACAAGCTCGACTTCGACTATCGGCGCGTCCTGCCGCACATCGTCATGGAGAGCGGGCTGCGCGAGGTGCTCAACTGGATGCGGTCCGCC
This portion of the Paucidesulfovibrio longus DSM 6739 genome encodes:
- a CDS encoding TOBE domain-containing protein, translated to MKVSARNLLPGTVKNIVKGAVNCEVVVEVAPGVEVVSVITLSSVERLGLKPGSKVNAMVKASSVMLTVD
- a CDS encoding twin-arginine translocase TatA/TatE family subunit encodes the protein MFGLGVWELVLILLIVVLIFGANKLPEVGSGIGKAIQNFKRATGEPEEIDVTPDKSKVEDKKKES